In Populus trichocarpa isolate Nisqually-1 chromosome 7, P.trichocarpa_v4.1, whole genome shotgun sequence, the following proteins share a genomic window:
- the LOC18101102 gene encoding 60S ribosomal protein L26-1: MKYNPRVSSSRRKNRKAHFSAPSSVRRILMSAPLSTDLRQKYNVRSMPIRKDDEIQVVRGTYKGREGKVVQVYRRKWVIHVERITREKVNGSTVNVGINPSKVVITKLRLDKDRKSLLDRKAKGRAVGDKDKGTKFTAEDIMQSVD; the protein is encoded by the coding sequence ATGAAGTACAACCCAAGGGTCTCCTCCTCCCGCCGGAAGAACCGCAAGGCCCACTTCTCGGCGCCATCCTCCGTGCGTCGTATCCTCATGAGCGCACCACTTTCCACTGACCTCCGTCAGAAATACAACGTGAGATCCATGCCTATCCGAAAAGACGATGAGATCCAAGTTGTTCGTGGGACATacaagggaagggaagggaaggttGTCCAGGTTTATAGGAGAAAATGGGTTATTCATGTCGAGAGGATTACAAGGGAAAAAGTTAATGGCTCCACTGTTAACGTGGGAATTAACCCTTCGAAGGTGGTGATTACTAAGCTCAGACTTGATAAGGACAGGAAGTCCCTGCTGGATCGCAAGGCTAAGGGGCGTGCTGTTGGTGATAAGGATAAGGGGACCAAGTTCACTGCTGAGGATATCATGCAGAGCGTGGACTGA
- the LOC18101103 gene encoding mitochondrial outer membrane protein porin 2: MSKGPVLFADIGKKAKDLLTKDYNSDQRLSVSTFSDAGVALTSSAVKKGGLSTGDVAALYMYKNTIFDVKIDTESNISTTLTFTDFLPSTKTIASIKFPDYNSGKLEVQYFHDRASFTTAVALNQSPAIDVTATIGTPTIAFGAEAGYDTTLGSFTKYTAGISVTKPDSYASLILGDKGDSLRASYVHHLDLLKKSAVAGEITRRFSTNENTLTIGGSFPVDHLTVVKAKLNSHGKLGALVQHEVIPKSVLTISSEVDTKALDKSPRFGLAIALKP, encoded by the exons ATGAGCAAAGGACCTGTACTCTTCGCCGATATCGGCAAGAAAGCCAAAG ATCTGTTGACCAAGGATTACAATTCTGATCAGAGACTTAGCGTCTCTACTTTCAGCGATGCTGGAGTG GCCCTCACATCATCAGCTGTGAAGAAAGGAGGGCTATCAACTGGGGATGTTGCTGCGCTCTACATGTACAAGAACACTATATTTGATGTTAAAATTGACACAGAATCCAAT ATATCAACAACCTTGACATTCACCGACTTCCTTCCGTCAACTAAGACCATTGCTTCCATCAAATTTCCTGACTATAACTCTGGCAAG TTGGAGGTTCAATATTTTCATGATCGTGCAAGTTTCACCACAGCTGTTGCTTTGAATCAATCTCCAGCAATTGATGTTACAGCCACCATTGGTACCCCAACAATTGCTTTTGGTGCAGAGGCAGGCTATGATACTACTTTGGGTAGTTTCACGAAGTACACTGCTGGCATTAGTGTGACCAAACCTGATTCATATGCTTCGTTGATTTT AGGTGACAAGGGAGATTCTTTACGAGCATCATACGTGCATCATCTGGATCTGCTGAAAAAGAGTGCTGTTGCTGGAGAGATCACTAGAAGGTTTTCCACTAATGAGAATACTCTTACTATTGGAGGGTCATTTCCCGTTGATCACCTGACGGTGGTGAAAGCTAAGCTCAACAGCCACGGGAAACTTGGGGCATTGGTGCAACATGAGGTCATACCGAAGTCAGTGCTGACAATCTCTAGTGAGGTTGATACCAAGGCCTTGGACAAAAGTCCCAGGTTTGGGCTGGCAATTGCTCTGAAGCCCTAA